One Aquarana catesbeiana isolate 2022-GZ linkage group LG04, ASM4218655v1, whole genome shotgun sequence genomic region harbors:
- the NRROS gene encoding transforming growth factor beta activator LRRC33: MAIVSLWYSFGCMYLMLLQWRYSADGEKLFSQSGCQLVSRMADCRHLKLLSVPQDLPSHIQEILLDFNHLKHVGKNTFKRYNGLTNLSLRSNSLILLEKDIFQDTVKLESLSLQNNTISSNYTQVGTGLLSASSLKWLDLSRNNLNGDMVATLLKNLTSLEYLNLDYNVIMRLDDSIFVGLDSLRELSLQGNYIYEIEVGTFDRLKKLKTLNLSFNLLPCIVDFSLIQLKVLNLSFNHIEWFLSREVDADFQLEKLDISHNQLFYFPLLPKHHHLHTLLLSDNNMKFYAHLFDDNSSFVDYLILDNNTHSTITVNLWEGSISSNLSSLQIMDISKNQFNYLPDDFLTNMTTLSELKLSWNCLDTFDLSHGHISNVLNNLDLSNNNLWELKIDTSSQSFPQLLYLNLSKNRLQDLPQKIFHTMTRLDTLDLSHNLIQLCSHLDSATEDQACVDLKTGSIRHLRLAGCDLDLDTQNVFQGTELTHLDISYNPLRGLYFLKDTVRTLKFLSLRNSSSFIDRIDFSDFSSLVTLDLSENSLTTFPESLTYLPLQHLDVRKNKLISIPLSGSYQPLTRNLNTVFLSENPFDCCKLSWLEILRASRSIIIPDFQEMTCNFSNIYVTVPELPETVLYSCKWKSGGTLLSVLLTVPVSVTLLVALLLLFLTFKQPVLKVLKRRFRMSSRY, translated from the exons ATGGCCATTGTGTCTCTCTGGTACTCATTTGGCTGTATGTACCTGATGTTATTacagtggagatacagtgctgaTGGAGAAAAGCTTTTCTCACAAAGTGGCTGCCAGTTG GTTTCCAGAATGGCAGACTGCAGACACCTAAAGCTCTTGTCTGTTCCTCAAGACCTTCCTTCTCATATCCAAGAAATACTTTTAGATTTCAACCACCTTAAACACGTGGGTAAAAACACATTCAAGCGGTACAATGGTCTGACCAATTTGAGCTTGAGATCCAACAGCTTAATTCTTTTAGAGAAGGATATCTTCCAAGATACAGTGAAACTAGAGTCATTATCACTACAGAATAACACTATCTCCTCTAACTACACTCAGGTTGGCACAGGCTTGCTATCTGCTTCATCTCTTAAGTGGCTGGATTTGTCTAGAAATAATCTTAATGGAGACATGGTGGCTACCCTTCTTAAGAATTTGACCTCACTGGAGTACCTTAATTTGGATTATAATGTTATTATGCGATTGGATGATTCCATCTTTGTAGGACTTGATTCCCTGAGGGAGCTGAGCCTTCAGGGTAATTATATTTATGAAATTGAAGTGGGGACATTTGACCGTCTTAAAAAACTTAAAACATTAAACCTTTCCTTTAACCTACTGCCATGCATTGTGGACTTCAGTCTGATACAGCTGAAGGTTCTCAATCTCAGCTTTAACCATATTGAATGGTTCCTGTCACGAGAAGTTGATGCTGACTTTCAACTGGAGAAGTTGGACATTTCCCACAACCAACTGTTCTACTTTCCACTCTTGCCAAAACACCATCACCTCCATACACTGCTGCTCTCTGACAATAACATGAAATTCTACGCTCATTTATTTGATGACAACTCATCCTTTGTTGATTATCTTATATTGGATAACAATACGCACAGTACAATTACTGTAAATTTATGGGAAGGGTCTATCTCAAGCAATCTCTCTAGTTTACAAATTATGGATATAAGCAAAAACCAGTTTAACTACTTACCAGATGATTTTCTTACCAACATGACCACTTTGTCTGAACTCAAGCTTAGCTGGAACTGCTTAGATACATTTGACTTGTCACATGGGCACATCTCAAATGTTCTTAATAATTTAGACCTCAGTAACAATAATTTGTGGGAGCTAAAAATTGATACCAGCTCTCAAAGTTTTCCACAATTACTTTACCTTAATCTGAGCAAGAACAGACTTCAGGACCTTCCTCAGAAAATCTTCCACACCATGACCAGGTTAGACACTTTGGACTTAAGCCATAACCTGATTCAACTGTGTTCTCATCTGGATTCTGCTACTGAAGATCAGGCTTGTGTGGACCTTAAGACAGGATCTATTAGGCATCTTCGACTAGCTGGCTGTGATTTAGATTTGGACACTCAGAATGTTTTCCAAGGCACAGAATTAACACATCTGGACATTTCATATAACCCTTTAAGAGGCCTTTATTTTTTGAAGGACACTGTCAGAACGCTAAAATTCCTTTCACTTCGAAATAGCTCATCTTTTATTGATAGAATCGATTTCTCAGACTTTTCGAGTTTGGTTACTCTTGACCTCTCAGAAAACAGTCTCACAACATTCCCTGAATCTTTGACTTATCTGCCTCTTCAGCATTTGGATGTCCGAAAAAACAAACTCATTTCAATACCCTTGTCTGGTTCTTATCAGCCACTCACAAGGAACCTTAACACTGTATTTCTAAGTGAAAACCCATTTGATTGCTGTAAACTGAGCTGGCTTGAAATACTTAGGGCATCCAGAAGTATCATTATCCCAGATTTCCAAGAAATGACTTGTAATTTCTCCAATATCTATGTGACTGTGCCAGAGTTACCTGAGACTGTTCTTTATAGCTGCAAGTGGAAATCTGGTGGCACCTTATTGTCTGTGCTGCTCACTGTGCCTGTCTCTGTAACCTTGCTTGTAGCACTCCTTCTCTTGTTTCTTACATTCAAGCAGCCAGTACTAAAAGTTTTAAAAAGACGTTTTAGGATGTCTTCCAGGTACTGA